The Camelus dromedarius isolate mCamDro1 chromosome 19, mCamDro1.pat, whole genome shotgun sequence genome segment CTCTTCTGGTGAAAGAACTGAAGCTTGGGGGTGGTCTTTTCTTAAGGATCTGGAATAGGGAGTGATGTGGTACTTGGAAATTGGAAGAAAGATGTAGCCGGGGGGAAGGGAAAATAGTATGaggggttcctcaaaaaatgtaGTTAAAGGAGTGGTGTAAAGCAAGGTTAatggccagggaaaggtggggtaTTGAAGTTGACACAAGCAGAAAAGGATATTTATTGAGAAGTAATCTACATCTGCAAGATTATTCTATGCTGTGATCCTTTGATTTGCTtccatttgtagacttttttttttttataactattCCTTCAGGCTGGCTATTCTGCCCTTCCTCTAAATGAGGATGATAACTGCCATTTGTGGATTATTTGGAAACACGGGAGGGGTTGGAGTTCACAATGACCGGGAGGTACCCATTGGCCTTCTTTATAAGGAGCTCTTGTCCTGCCAAAATGCCAGTGCCCCCACGAGTAAGTGCTTTAAATGCATTCGGAAAGTAATGCTAACTTGATATCAACTCTTCTACATGGGCCAGGCCCTTGGATTACAAAGATGAGAAAGTGATGGTTTCCTGTAGTATACTCTTCTGGATGGAGAGAATAAGCATGGTCTGCTTGGGGACAGTAAAGGGGATTTGGAGGACTAAGAGCGTTGGCAAGCCAGTACTTAAGTAGGGCTTTCAAAAATCTTGGCTTGatagtaactttttaaaacttgtttatGGAAAGTTGTTTCATCTATACCCTTCCCTATCCACCtgtattttgaagtaaatcttcAGATGtaatatttcttctgtaaatacTTAAATTTGAGAGAGACTTAGCCCCTAATCTCTTATGGATCAGTCTCCTGGTAATTTGACTTCTGGGTCACTTTCTTAGAGAAGAAATAACATCTATTTTAGTTTCCTGGGGCTCTTGTAACAGacttgatggcttaaaacaacagaaacttaatCCCTCGGTCCTGCATGCCAGACATCTAAAACTGAGGTGTTAGCAGGACCATTCTCCCTCTGAGGGCTCTAGGAATCCTACCTTGCCTCTCCTATCATCTCAGTTGACAACAGTCCTTGGTTTGTTTATCTTATAGATGCATCACTCTTGTCCTGCCTCTtatcacatggccttctctcaTCTCTGTCCAATCCTTTTGTAAGAATCCTTTTGtaaggcccaccctaatccagtatgatctcattttaactaaCTATATTTGCAAagatcctgtttccaaataaagtcacatgtTGAGGTTCCAGGTGGATGTAAATTTGGTGGAACGCTATTCAACCCAGCACCCCATCCTTCAAGTGGCAAGGAGTACCAATGTAGGTGATATGATGCCACTGGTTTAAGCATTGGTTTATTTTGATCAAAGGGATGCAGTGACCTGCCCAAAAGATCATGCATGGCCTGTGGCCCTTTGACTTAGACACTGAGCAACTGACAGTCCTAACCTTTGATCAACCCTATTAATTCAGAACACCCTAGTCTTACAGCTTTGGTGCTACATCAACTTTGAAAGGCATCAGCTTCATCCACGGTGCAGAAATCAGGAGGTGCCACTCTTGGTGTTGCTGCATTGTCTAACAGCATTTATTGACAGCTGCATATGCTGGATGGTATATATGTAGTGTTTTCAAGGGATGTCTGCCCTAAGTTGTCTGTTCTTGGTCCAGCCCTGCTCCTgaacaaaattctttttcatttaatttttagctTTGTATCAGGGAAAGTTTAAGGCACTAGGTTATTTTAGGCCCTACCTTTGTGTGTTTTTGAATAGTGGGTCTagagaggaaacaaaaaataagactCCTCCAATTCCAAAACCTCTCCTCAGGGTGTGGGGCGAAGATATGCTCACGTGGTGTTGAGGAAAGCAGACATCGACCTCACCAAGAGGGCAGGAGAGCTCACTGAGGATGAGGTAAGGACAAGGAAGGGGGGCTGCGAGTTGGGCCCACCTTGGAGGGGGGAACCATCTGGACCTGACCCTTGTCCTGCCTGCCAGGTGGAACGTGTGATCACCATTATGCAGAATCCACGCCAGTACAAGATCCCAGACTGGTTCTTAAACAGGCAGAAGGACGTAAAGGATGGGAAGTACAGCCAGGTGTGTACTGAGATGGAGATTAGAGAAAAGTAAGGCAAGGTGTCCATTTAGAATTGGTCATAGGCCAGAGGATGAAACAAGCATTCCTCACTGTCTCTGAAACCAGGTCCTGGCCAACGGTCTGGACAACAAGCTCCGTGAAGACCTGGAGCGGCTGAAGAAGATTCGCGCCCACAGGGGGCTGCGCCACTTTTGGGGGTGAGTGGGGGTGGGCCTCATCTCTTCCTGCCCCTGGACTCCCAGAGAATTCTCATGCTCCCTTTGCTCCTACATCTTTGTTTTGTGTGGTGAATGACCTGTGAcccttctgttttctcacctgcagACTTCGTGTCCGAGGCCAGCACACCAAGACCACAGGCCGCCGAGGCCGCACTGTGGGTGTgtccaagaagaaataaatttgtggGCGTTGTCTGTTAATAAATAGTTTATACACTTATGGCTTCCTTCTTTGTGGTCCTTGCCATTTTTCTGGGACACTGATAGGGAACGTGCTGTAATGCTGGGCCCTGTTGgtcctttttccctctcttaGCTGATTGCCCCCTCAGGTACCCAATGTCCTTGGTCTTGATTAAAGCTTACTATTGCTAGTCCCCACCCTACCGGAAGCAACCCTTTATCTAGTGTATCGCTcaaaggtgggagggaggaataaGCAACTCTCAGCCTTGAGGGGGAGCCCTGACCAGTATGAAGACGAGGTTCCTTGGTTTTGGCGTGTGCAATGTTGTGCCTTGTGTAGTAGCTGAGCCAAGCCAATTGCTGCTTGGATGAGAATTTGCAGATATTTACCACCCCAGGTTTTAAAAGGTAGGGGCCCGGAGTCGGAAAGTTGGGGGGTATGCTGATTTCGATGACCCAAAAGAACTGGGCCCCGGGACGTCAGGGAGGTGGGATGCGCGGTCGCGGGGGAGGCCGCTGCCGGTCCGGCTGCACAGCGTTTGCCGGCCAAGACACGGGTCCAATTTCATTCCTGCCTGGTCCGGGCAACGATCACGCTTCCACCCCACCCACTCCCGCCTGTAGTCTGTGCGTCGCG includes the following:
- the RPS18 gene encoding small ribosomal subunit protein uS13 gives rise to the protein MSLVIPEKFQHILRVLNTNIDGRRKIAFAITAIKGVGRRYAHVVLRKADIDLTKRAGELTEDEVERVITIMQNPRQYKIPDWFLNRQKDVKDGKYSQVLANGLDNKLREDLERLKKIRAHRGLRHFWGLRVRGQHTKTTGRRGRTVGVSKKK